Proteins encoded in a region of the Ranitomeya imitator isolate aRanImi1 chromosome 9, aRanImi1.pri, whole genome shotgun sequence genome:
- the LOC138649488 gene encoding serine/arginine repetitive matrix protein 5-like, producing the protein MTPWWLLLMYDDDESMVAVSYAVYDGDESTMAVSYQATRPQAGSRGAGKSCGAGRSRGAGRSREAGRSRGAGGSRGAGRSRRAGRSRKKPRSRREPRSGKEPRSRKKPRSRKEPRSGKEPRSGREPRSGKEPRSRREPRSRKKPRSRKEPRSRKEPEEAAEQEGAAEREGAAEPEGAAEREGAAEREGAAEREGAAEREGAAEREGAAEREEAAEQEEDAEQEEDAAEQEEAAEQEEAAEQEEAAERDRGAGTSRGAGRSGKKPRSRKEPEEAAEQEGAAERKGAAEREGPRSRREPRSGKKPRSRKEPRSRKEPRSGREPRSGKEPRSGKKPRSGKEPRSGKEPRSGREPRSGKEPRSRKKPRSRKEPRSGKEPRSRKKPRSRKEPRSRREPRSGKEPRSRKKPRSRKEPRSRREPRRGKEPRSRKKPRSGKEPRSGKEPRSRREPRSGKKPRSRKEPEEAAEQDGAAEREEAAEQEGAAEQEEAAEREGAAEREGAAEQEGAAEPEEAAEQEGAAEREGAAEREGAAEPEGAAEREEAAEQGGAGRSRGAGRSRGARRSRGAGRSRGAGRSRGAGRSRGAGRSRGAGRSRGAGRSRGAGRSRGAGRSRGAGGSRGAAEPEGAAEREGAAEREGAAEQEGAAEQEGAAEQEGAAEQEGAAEPEREEAAEQEGAAEPEEAAEREGAAEPEGAAEREGAAEREGAAKREGAAEREGAAEREPRSRREPRSGKEPRSRKKPRSRKEPRSRKELRSGKKPRSRREPPRCGKKPRSGKKTPRSGKKPRSGKKLRSGKEPRSRRELRSRKKPRSRKEPRSRKKTPRSGKPQSGKKPPWSGKKPPRSGKKLRSQREPKEATEPEGAAEREEAAEQKGAVEPEEAAEREAAGRSRGAGRSRGAGRSRGARGSRKKPRSRKKPRSGKEPQSRKEPRSGKKLQSRKELRGRKKPQSGKQPEEAAEREGAAEQEGAAEPEEAAEREAAGRSRGAGRSRGARRSRGAGRSHRAGRSLSRLRATKDKYVNPATDCAAM; encoded by the exons ATGACTCCATGGTGGCTACTTCTTATGTATGATGATGATGAGTCCATGGTGGCTGTTTCTTATGCAGTATATGATGGTGATGAGTCCACGATGGCTGTTTCTTAT CAGGCGACGCGTCCACAGGCAGGGAGCCGCGGAGCGGGAAAGAGCTGCGGAGCCGGAAGAAGCCGCGGAGCAGGAAGGAGCAGAGAAGCAGGAAGAAGCCGCGGAGCGGGAGGGAGCCGCGGAGCGGGAAGGAGCCGCAGAGCAGGAAGGAGCCGGAAGAAGCCGCGGAGCCGGAGGGAGCCGCGGAGCGGGAAGGAGCCGCGGAGCCGGAAGAAGCCGCGGAGCAGGAAGGAGCCGCGGAGCGGGAAGGAGCCGCGGAGCGGGAGGGAGCCGCGGAGCGGGAAGGAGCCGCGGAGCCGGAGGGAGCCGCGGAGCAGGAAGAAGCCGCGGAGCAGGAAGGAGCCGCGGAGCAGGAAGGAGCCGGAAGAAGCCGCGGAGCAGGAAGGAGCCGCGGAGCGGGAAGGAGCCGCGGAGCCGGAAGGAGCCGCGGAGCGGGAAGGAGCCGCGGAGCGGGAGGGAGCCGCGGAGCGGGAGGGAGCCGCGGAGCGGGAAGGAGCCGCGGAGCGGGAAGGAGCCGCGGAGCGGGAAGAAGCCGCGGAGCAGGAAGAAGACGCGGAGCAGGAAGAAGACGCCGCGGAACAGGAAGAAGCCGCGGAGCAGGAAGAAGCCGCGGAGCAGGAAGAAGCCGCGGAGCGGGA CCGCGGAGCAGGAACGAGCCGCGGAGCAGGAAGGAGCGGGAAGAAGCCGCGGAGCAGGAAGGAGCCGGAAGAAGCCGCGGAGCAGGAAGGAGCCGCGGAGCGGAAGGGAGCCGCGGAGCGGGAAGGACCGCGGAGCCGGAGGGAGCCGCGGAGCGGGAAGAAGCCGCGGAGCAGGAAGGAGCCGCGGAGCAGGAAGGAGCCGCGGAGCGGGAGGGAGCCGCGGAGCGGGAAGGAGCCGCGGAGCGGGAAGAAGCCGCGGAGCGGGAAGGAGCCGCGGAGCGGGAAGGAGCCACGGAGCGGGAGGGAGCCGCGGAGCGGGAAGGAGCCGCGGAGCCGGAAGAAGCCGCGGAGCAGGAAGGAGCCGCGGAGCGGGAAGGAGCCGCGGAGCCGGAAGAAGCCGCGGAGCAGGAAGGAGCCGCGGAGCCGGAGGGAGCCGCGGAGCGGGAAGGAGCCGCGGAGCCGGAAGAAGCCGCGGAGCAGGAAGGAGCCGCGGAGCCGGAGGGAGCCGCGGAGAGGGAAGGAGCCGCGGAGCCGGAAGAAGCCGCGGAGCGGGAAGGAGCCGCGGAGCGGGAAGGAGCCGCGGAGCCGGAGGGAGCCGCGGAGCGGGAAGAAGCCGCGGAGCAGGAAGGAGCCGGAAGAAGCCGCGGAGCAGGACGGAGCCGCGGAGCGGGAAGAAGCCGCGGAGCAGGAAGGAGCCGCGGAGCAGGAAGAAGCCGCGGAGCGGGAAGGAGCCGCGGAGCGGGAAGGAGCCGCGGAGCAGGAAGGAGCCGCGGAGCCGGAAGAAGCCGCGGAGCAGGAAGGAGCCGCGGAGCGGGAGGGAGCCGCGGAGCGGGAAGGAGCCGCGGAGCCGGAGGGAGCCGCGGAGCGGGAAGAAGCCGCGGAGCAGGGAGGAGCCGGAAGAAGCCGCGGAGCAGGACGGAGCCGCGGAGCCAGAAGAAGCCGCGGAGCGGGAAGGAGCCGCGGAGCGGGAAGAAGCCGCGGAGCAGGAAGGAGCCGCGGAGCAGGAAGGAGCCGCGGAGCGGGAAGGAGCCGCGGAGCGGGAAGGAGCCGCGGAGCAGGAAGAAGCCGCGGAGCGGGAAGGAGCCGCGGAGCGGGAGGGAGCCGCGGAGCCGCGGAGCCGGAGGGAGCCGCGGAGCGGGAAGGAGCCGCGGAGCGGGAAGGAGCCGCGGAGCAGGAAGGAGCCGCGGAGCAGGAAGGAGCCGCGGAGCAGGAAGGAGCCGCGGAGCAGGAAGGAGCCGCGGAGCCGGAGCGGGAAGAAGCCGCGGAGCAGGAAGGAGCCGCGGAGCCAGAAGAAGCCGCGGAGCGGGAAGGAGCCGCGGAGCCGGAGGGAGCCGCGGAGCGGGAAGGAGCCGCGGAGCGGGAAGGAGCCGCGAAGCGGGAGGGAGCCGCGGAGCGGGAAGGAGCCGCGGAGCGGGAGCCGCGGAGCCGGAGGGAGCCGCGGAGCGGGAAGGAGCCGCGGAGCCGGAAGAAGCCGCGGAGCAGGAAGGAGCCGCGGAGCAGGAAGGAGCTGCGGAGCGGGAAGAAGCCGCGGAGCCGGAGGGAGCCGCCGCGGTGCGGGAAGAAGCCGCGGAGCGGGAAGAAGACGCCGCGGAGCGGGAAGAAACCGCGGAGCGGGAAGAAGCTGCGGAGCGGGAAGGAGCCGCGGAGCCGGAGGGAGCTGCGGAGCAGGAAGAAGCCGCGGAGCAGGAAGGAGCCGCGGAGCAGGAAGAAGACGCCGCGGAGCGGGAAGCCGCAGAGCGGGAAGAAGCCGCCGTGGAGCGGGAAGAAGCCGCCGCGGAGCGGGAAGAAGCTGCGGAGCCAGAGGGAGCCGAAAGAAGCCACAGAGCCGGAAGGAGCCGCGGAGCGGGAAGAAGCTGCAGAGCAGAAAGGAGCTGTGGAGCCGGAAGAAGCCGCAGAGCGGGAAGCAGCCGGAAGAAGCCGCGGAGCAGGAAGGAGCCGCGGAGCGGGAAGGAGCCGCGGAGCCAGAGGGAGCCGAAAGAAGCCGCGGAGCCGAAAGAAGCCGCGGAGCGGGAAGGAGCCACAGAGCCGGAAGGAGCCGCGGAGTGGGAAGAAGCTGCAGAGCAGAAAGGAGCTGCGGGGCCGGAAGAAGCCGCAGAGCGGGAAGCAGCCGGAAGAAGCCGCGGAGCGGGAAGGAGCCGCGGAGCAGGAGGGAGCCGCGGAGCCGGAAGAAGCCGCGGAGCGGGAAGCAGCCGGAAGGAGCCGCGGAGCCGGAAGAAGCCGCGGAGCAAGAAGGAGCCGCGGAGCAGGAAGGAGCCACAGAGCAGGAAGGAGCCTCTCTCGGCTCAGGGCCACTAAGGATAAATACGTGAACCCTGCGACTGACTGTGCGGCAATGTGA